One genomic segment of Canis lupus familiaris isolate Mischka breed German Shepherd chromosome 22, alternate assembly UU_Cfam_GSD_1.0, whole genome shotgun sequence includes these proteins:
- the ALG11 gene encoding GDP-Man:Man(3)GlcNAc(2)-PP-Dol alpha-1,2-mannosyltransferase yields the protein MAAAKGGWCLCELLRFFYSLFLPGLTVCGTLCVCLFVILWGIRLLLQKKKESVSTSKNGKKQTVVAFFHPYCNAGGGGERVLWCALRALQKKYPEAVYVVYTGDVDVSGQQILEGAFQRFNIKLTHPVKFVFLRKRYLVEDSLYPHFTLLGQSLGSIFLGWEALMQCVPDVYIDSMGYAFTLPLFKYLGGCHVGSYVHYPTISTDMLSVVKNQNVGFNNAAFITRNPFLSKLKLIYYYLFAFIYGLVGSCSDVVMVNSSWTLNHILSLWKVGNCTNIVYPPCDVQTFLDIPLREKKTTPGHLLVSVGQFRPEKNHPLQIKAFAKLLNKKVAEPLPSLKLVLIGGCRNQDDELRVNQLRRLSEDLGIQEDVEFKINIPFDELKHYLSEATIGLHTMWNEHFGIGVVECMAAGTIILAHNSGGPKLDIVVPHQREITGFLAESEEDYAETMVHILSMSEEKRLQIRSNARASVSRFSDQEFELAFLSSVENLLK from the exons ATGGCGGCCGCCAAAGGGGGCTGGTGCCTGTGCGAGTTACTGAG atttttttattcattattcctCCCTGGGCTAACAGTCTGTGGAACTTTATGTGTATGTCTGTTCGTTATCCTCTGGGGAATCAGACTGCtgctacagaaaaagaaagagtcagTATCAACCAGCAAAAATGGGAAGAAGCAAACGGTGGTTGCATTTTTTCATCCATACTGCAATGCcggtggaggaggagaaagagtttTGTGGTGTGCCTTAAGGGCCCTGCAGAAAAA GTACCCTGAAGCAGTTTACGTCGTTTATACTGGTGATGTCGACGTCAGTGGACAGCAGATACTAGAAGGCGCTTTCCAAAGATTTAACATCAAACTCACTCACCCAGTGAAGTTTGTCTTCTTAAGGAAACGATACCTTGTGGAAGATTCACTCTATCCTCACTTCACACTGCTGGGCCAAAGTCTAGGGTCCATTTTTCTTGGCTGGGAAGCTCTAATGCAGTGTGTTCCCGACGTTTACATCGATTCAATGGGATACGCGTTCACACTTCCTCTGTTTAAGTATTTAGGTGGTTGTCACGTCGGAAGCTATGTTCATTATCCCACCATCAGCACCGACATGCTTTCCGTAGTGAAGAATCAAAATGTTGGCTTTAACAATGCAGCCTTCATTACCAGGAATCCTTTTCTCAGCAAATTAAAGCtcatctattattatttatttgcttttatttatggaCTTGTTGGTTCTTGCAGTGATGTAGTGATGGTCAATTCTTCCTGGACACTAAATCACATTCTCTCACTGTGGAAGGTTGGGAATTGCACTAACATTGTTTATCCACCTTGTGACGTGCAGACATTTCTGGACATTCCCTTACGTGAGAAAAAGACGACCCCAGGACATTTACTGGTTTCCGTTGGCCAGTTCCGGCCTGAAAAGAATCATCCTTTGCAGATCAAAGCCTTTGCTAAGTTGCTGAATAAGAAGGTGGCTGAGCCACTTCCTTCACTTAAACTTGTCCTCATTGGAGGTTGTCGTAACCAAGATGATGAGCTGAGGGTAAACCAACTGAGAAGGCTTTCTGAGGATCTAGGAATTCAAGaagatgtggaatttaaaataaacatcccATTTGACGAGTTGAAGCATTACTTGTCTGAAGCAACAATTGGTCTGCATACCATGTGGAACGAGCATTTTGGGATTG gaGTTGTCGAGTGTATGGCAGCTGGCACAATTATCCTTGCACACAATTCAGGGGGCCCGAAGCTCGACATTGTCGTTCCACACCAAAGAGAGATAACTGGATTTCTGGCTGAAAGCGAAGAAGACTACGCTGAGACCATGGTTCATATTCTTTCCATGTCTGAGGAAAAGAGACTCCAAATCCGAAGCAATGCTCGGGCATCTGTGAGCAGATTCTCTGATCAGGAGTTCGAACTGGCATTCCTGTCATCTGTGGAGAACTTACTTAAATAG